DNA from Roseimicrobium sp. ORNL1:
ACTTCACGCAGAAAGACGCTTTCCAGGCGGCGCTGGTGGAAGCGCGGGGGCAGGCAAGGACGTGAATGCGGCGGTATGAGTGCTGAATCCGTGACGATCCGCGACATCCGGCCTGATGAGCTGCCGGCATTGCTTGAGCTCTATCGGCACCTGCATGCGGAAGATGATGAGCCTTCCTCACCATCTGCCTATGCCCAGGTCTGGGAAGGCATTTGCGCCAATCCCCTGCTTCACTATTTCGGCGCGGAGGTGGATGACAGGCTCGTCGCCACTTGTACCTTAACCATCATTCCCAATCTCACCCGTGCCGCGCGTCCGTATGGTGTGATTGAAAATGTGGTGACTCACCCGGACTACCGGAAGCGCGGCATCGCCACCGATCTGCTGCGGCATGCGCTGGACTTCGCCAAGGCAGAGCACTGCTAC
Protein-coding regions in this window:
- a CDS encoding GNAT family N-acetyltransferase encodes the protein MSAESVTIRDIRPDELPALLELYRHLHAEDDEPSSPSAYAQVWEGICANPLLHYFGAEVDDRLVATCTLTIIPNLTRAARPYGVIENVVTHPDYRKRGIATDLLRHALDFAKAEHCYKVMLLTSRKDEATLRFYEQAGFSAGVKTGFVAKL